A region of Vanessa cardui chromosome 1, ilVanCard2.1, whole genome shotgun sequence DNA encodes the following proteins:
- the LOC124533648 gene encoding FERM domain-containing protein 3: MFKSRGDSNIVYKCTVRLLEDTEILECEFHPSYKGKFLLEHVCQQLNLTETDYFGLRYVDAGGQRHWLHLAKLILKQVKDASPILFSFRVKFYPPNPLLLKEDVTRFQIYLQLKRDLLHGRLYCTSNEAAMLGALIIQIELGDYDPNIHVGNYVTEMRLLLRQTDAIEARIQELHRDPMEGTPGGTGGVKGMSTQEAERTFVKIACQLDTYGVDPHPVKDHRGNQLYLGINHSGILTFQGSRKTHHFKWSEVHKINFEGRMFIVHLNYPEKKHTVGFKCPSGAACRHVWCCAIEQMLFFTLPSSSDACVYSGGGLFSWGTKFKYFGRTEREILERDGLLTPRDSQEEGSSTSGKRKASSVPATPSTPMTGDFGYSILPRSTHSAPLEESGAAEGEACDGGCLLGGPAVDIALACCEHLRDERRPGDAYERSSSESGAAAADEWRAPALAPPPRPFSLLRAFVPSFVFVWLSLALAALLLFETDWAPLRALKRKPELVSLRHHYYAPLKDYVKRKVVELF, encoded by the exons TATAAGGGTAAATTTCTCTTAGAACATGTTTGTCAACAACTGAATCTAACTGAGACGGACTATTTTGGCTTACGATATGTTGATGCTGGTGGTCAGAGG catTGGTTGCACTTGgctaaattgatattaaaacaagtgaaag aTGCCTCACCAATCCTATTCAGTTTTCGGGTGAAATTTTATCCACCAAATCCGTTGCTATTAAAGGAAGATGTAACCAGGTTCCAGATATATTTGCAGCTGAAGAGAGACCTTCTGCATGGTAGACTATATTGCACATCAAATGAGGCTGCCATGCTTGGTGCGCTTATCATACAGA ttgaatTGGGTGATTATGATCCCAATATACATGTTGGCAATTACGTCACAGAAATGAGGCTTTTGTTAAGACAAACAGACGCTATTGAAGCAAGAATACAG GAGCTACATCGAGACCCAATGGAAGGAACACCAGGTGGAACGGGAGGAGTCAAGGGCATGTCCACGCAGGAGGCAGAGAGGACATTTGTGAAGATTGCATGCCAACTAGATACATATGGAGTCGATCCGCATCCTGTCAAA gATCACAGAGGCAATCAACTGTATTTGGGAATAAATCACAGCGGTATACTGACATTTCAAGGTAGCCGGAAGACTCATCATTTCAAGTGGTCCGAGGTGCACAAAATTAACTTCGAAGGCCGCATGTTTATCGTTCATTTGAACTACCCTGAA aAAAAACATACAGTTGGTTTCAAATGTCCCAGCGGTGCAGCGTGCCGGCACGTGTGGTGCTGTGCCATTGAGCAAATGCTGTTTTTTAC tctTCCATCATCGTCTGACGCGTGTGTATATTCGGGTGGCGGTTTGTTTTCGTGGGGCACAAAGTTCAAATATTTTGGTAGAACCGAACGGGAAATATTGGAGAGGGACGGATTACTTACGCCGAGAGACTCCCAG GAGGAGGGTTCCAGTACGAGCGGCAAGAGGAAAGCGTCAAGCGTTCCGGCGACGCCCTCGACGCCGATGACCGGAGACTTTG GCTACAGCATCCTGCCGCGCTCCACGCACAGCGCGCCGCTGGAGGAGTCGGGCGCGGCGGAGGGCGAGGCGTGCGACGGCGGCTGCCTGCTGGGCGGGCCGGCCGTGGACATCGCGCTGGCGTGCTGCGAGCACCTGCGCGACGAGCGGCGGCCGGGCGACGCGTACGAGCGCTCGTCGAGCGAgtcgggcgcggcggcggcggacGAGTGGCGGGCGCCCGCGCtggcgccgccgccgcgcccctTCAGCCTGCTGCGCGCCTTCGTGCCGTCGTTCGTGTTCGTGTGGCTGTCGCTGGCGCTGGCGGCGCTGCTGCTGTTCGAGACGGACTGGGCGCCGCTGCGCGCGCTCAAGCGCAAGCCCGAGCTCGTGTCGCTGCGCCACCACTACTACGCGCCCCTCAAGGACTACGTCAAGCGCAAGGTGGTCGAGCTCTTCTGA